One segment of Setaria viridis chromosome 4, Setaria_viridis_v4.0, whole genome shotgun sequence DNA contains the following:
- the LOC117851261 gene encoding probable L-type lectin-domain containing receptor kinase S.7 — protein MAAAVPRLLPLLLLLTLTAPPAAAAAALATAAAAKNVSIDSATLSFADLTLLGDSFLRNGSVGLTRDTGVPSSSAGSVLCTQPVAFRGPNATDATAVASFAARFSFVIDNPNAGAAGGDGIAFFVSPGRATLGATGGYLGLFNSSGSAKNGSAAAIVAVEFDTMANPEFADTSDNHVGLDLGSPVSVAVADLAASGIDLRSGNLTTAWIDYRSADRRLEVFLSYAPAPKPKRPVLSVAVDLSPYLNGAMYVGFSASTEGSTQQHTIKEWTFQTFDLPSTANASSFESNATSNSSDQAVPASTAHHKRVGLALGILGPVALAVAFVFFAWVSIRKLIQLTARNDGAFSPELLKGPRKFSYKELSAATKGFHTSRVVGKGAFGTVYKAAMPGAATTTTTYAVKRSTQAHQSRSEFVAELSVIACLRHKNLVQLEGWCDDKGELLLVYEYMPNGSLDRALYGEPCTLSWPQRYTVAAGIASVLSYLHQECEQRVIHRDIKTSNILLDGNLSPRLGDFGLARLMDHNKSPVSTLTAGTMGYLAPEYLQSGKATEQTDVFSYGVVVLEVCCGRRPIDKDDSGGKNVNLVDWVWRLHGEDRLIEAADARLAGDFDRDEMLRLLLVGLSCANPNCEERPAMRRVVQILNREAEPAPVPRKKPLLVFSSSASMKLQEIAFSCGDDVRGGYSIANPTSPKSEGGDIER, from the coding sequence AtggccgccgctgtcccccGCTTACTGCCGCTCCTCCTGCTGCTAACGCTgacggcgccgcccgccgccgccgcagctgccttggcgacggcggcggcggcgaagaacGTGAGTATCGACTCCGCGACGCTATCCTTCGCGGACCTCACGCTGCTGGGGGACTCCTTCCTCCGCAACGGCTCCGTCGGGCTCACGCGCGACACCGGCGTGCCGTCCTCCAGCGCCGGCTCCGTCCTCTGCACCCAGCCCGTCGCGTTCCGGGGCCCCAACGCCACCGATGCCACCGCCGTCGCGTCGTTCGCGGCGAGGTTCTCCTTCGTCATCGACAACCCCAACGCGGGCGCCGCGGGTGGCGACGGCATCGCCTTCTTCGTCTCCCCTGGCCGCGCCACGCTCGGCGCCACCGGCGGCTACCTCGGCCTCTTCAATTCCTCCGGCTCCGCCAAGAAcgggtccgccgccgccatcgtcgccgtCGAGTTCGACACCATGGCCAACCCGGAGTTCGCCGACACCAGCGACAACCACGTCGGCCTCGACCTCGGCTCCCCGGTGTCCGTCGCCGTGGCCGACCTCGCCGCGTCCGGGATCGACCTCAGGAGCGGCAACCTCACCACGGCGTGGATCGACTACCGCAGCGCCGACCGCCGCCTGGAGGTGTTCCTCAGCTACGCCCCGGCCCCCAAGCCCAAGCGCCCCGTCCtctccgtcgccgtcgaccTCTCACCGTACCTGAACGGCGCCATGTACGTCGGCTTCTCGGCGTCCACGGAGGGGAGCACCCAGCAGCACACAATCAAGGAGTGGACCTTCCAGACGTTCGACCTCCCGTCCACGGCCAACGCTTCCTCCTTCGAGTCAAATGCCACCAGCAACTCATCGGATCAGGCCGTGCCGGCCTCCACCGCCCACCACAAGAGGGTCGGGCTCGCGCTCGGCATCCTGGGCCCcgtcgcgctcgccgtcgccttCGTGTTTTTCGCCTGGGTCTCCATCAGGAAGCTCATCCAGCTCACCGCCAGGAACGACGGCGCCTTCTCGCCGGAGCTGCTCAAGGGCCCGAGGAAGTTCAGCTACAAGGAGCTGAGCGCCGCCACCAAAGGGTTCCACACGAGCAGGGTCGTTGGCAAGGGCGCGTTCGGGACGGTGTACAAGGCCGCCATGCCGGGCGCGGCCACGACGACGACCACCTACGCCGTGAAGCGATCTACGCAGGCGCATCAGAGCCGGAGCGAGTTCGTCGCCGAGCTCTCCGTCATCGCCTGCCTCCGCCACAAGAACCTCGTCCAGCTCGAGGGCTGGTGCGACGACAAGGGCGAGCTGCTGCTGGTGTACGAGTACATGCCCAACGGCAGCCTGGACAGGGCGCTCTACGGCGAGCCCTGCACGCTGTCGTGGCCGCAGCGGTACACGGTCGCCGCCGGCATCGCGTCCGTGCTGTCGTACCTCCACCAGGAGTGCGAGCAGCGGGTGATCCACCGCGACATCAAGACCAGTAACATCCTGCTCGACGGCAACCTGAGCCCGCGGCTCGGCGACTTTGGGCTCGCCAGGCTCATGGACCACAACAAGAGCCCCGTGTCCACGCTCACCGCGGGGACCATGGGTTACCTCGCGCCGGAGTACTTGCAGTCCGGCAAGGCTACTGAGCAGACCGACGTGTTCAGCTACGGCGTCGTGGTCCTCGAGGTGTGCTGCGGGAGGCGGCCCATCGACAAGGACGATAGTGGCGGCAAGAACGTGAACCTGGTGGACTGGGTGTGGCGGCTCCACGGTGAGGACAGGCTCATTGAGGCCGCGGACGCGCGGCTGGCTGGCGACTTCGACCGGGACGAgatgctgcggctgctgctcgtGGGGCTGAGCTGCGCGAACCCGAACTGCGAGGAGCGGCCCGCGATGCGGCGCGTGGTGCAGATCCTGAACCGGGAGGCCGAGCCAGCGCCCGTGCCACGCAAGAAGCCGCTGCTGGTGTTCAGCTCCAGCGCGTCCATGAAGCTGCAGGAGATCGCCTTCTCCTGCGGCGACGACGTCCGGGGTGGCTATTCGATCGCCAACCCGACATCCCCAAAGTCCGAGGGAGGCGACATTGAACGCTGA
- the LOC117851798 gene encoding uncharacterized protein: MAPPLETTERASSTEESRPKGILERMHKYLLLLAILAATVTYNAGLAPPGGVWADDADGHIAGDPILQAHYAARYNVFFYCNATAFVASLVIIVLLLSSSFSFHGYRVRALQAAMVLDLLGLMGAFTAGSCRKVSTSAYVVALVGAVVTYLAAHLVVHFWVRSNRCPSGRREVVELLNLHRLCRCCFCGGCGRREDAGAGAQVAFRGTSVRLPYQVVKDLAVFV, encoded by the exons atggcgccgccgctggagacGACGGAACGGGCTTCGTCGACGGAGGAGTCGCGGCCCAAGGGCATACTGGAGCGGATGCACAAGTACCTCCTCCTGCTCGCCATCCTAGCCGCCACCGTCACCTACAACGCCGGCCTGGCTCCCCCCGGTGGCGTCTGGGCCGACGATGCCGACGGCCACATCGCCGGTGATCCCATCCTCCAG GCGCACTACGCGGCGCGGTACAACGTGTTCTTCTACTGCAACGCGACGGCGTTCGTGGCGTCGCTGGTGATCATCGTGCTGCTGCTGAGCAGCAGCTTCAGCTTCCACGGGTACCGCGTGCGCGCGCTGCAGGCGGCCATGGTGCTGGACCTGCTGGGACTCATGGGCGCCTTCACCGCGGGGAGCTGCCGGAAGGTGAGCACCTCGGCGTACGTGGTGGcgctcgtcggcgccgtcgtcaCCTACCTCGCCGCGCACCTCGTCGTGCACTTCTGGGTCCGGAGCAACCGGTGCCCGTCCGGACGCCGGGAGGTGGTGGAGCTGCTGAACCTGCACCGGCTCTGCCGCTGCTGCTTCTGCGGCGGCTGCGGACGGAgggaggacgccggcgccggcgcgcaaGTCGCTTTCAGAGGGACAAGCGTGCGATTACCATACCAGGTGGTGAAGGATCTCGCGGTATTTGTGTGA
- the LOC117851797 gene encoding uncharacterized protein, which translates to METMPTRTLTGRRIDQVYINGHVHSCIDHLVSTRGLNLTPQMSCPINVVDEAEQGRAISVTDAPPGATEIRATGQRGIPVLIAPLQGQSDGGRARGATAQEMGMGFQGFLLLERKDDDDPDAQRKKWFKEMRGWLMVLATVAASVTYQAGLNPPGGFWQDDDDGHHAGNPVLRDRHWSRYMIFYYFNATAFVTSLVIMVLLMSERFYHTEAKVVALMLTTFVDLISLISAYIAGTTRFFSSCIYIIVIACVAFAGVIYIGEVMAELCRFVMRRMPCMLRLVQSKWFPAPAEVVRNLQPREERSQTRTAATSNQRRAACSACCASAPSVEG; encoded by the exons ATGGAGACTATGCCCACAAGGACGTTAACAGGAAGGCGCATAGATCAAGTGTATATAAACGGGCATGTGCATAGTTGTATAGATCACCTTGTCTCAACGCGTGGTCTAAACCTAACGCCCCAAATGTCTTGCCCGATCAATGTCGTCGACGAAGCAGAGCAAGGTCGAGCCATCAGCGTCACCGACGCACCGCCGGGCGCCACGGAGATCAGAGCCACGGGGCAGCGCGGCATCCCGGTGCTCATCGCGCCGCTCCAGGGCCAGAGCGACGGCGGGCGAGCCCGCGGTGCCACCGCGCAGGAGATGGGCATGGGGTTCCAGGGCTTCCTCCTCCTGGAGCggaaggacgacgacgacccggaCGCGCAGCGCAAGAAGTGGTTCAAGGAGATGCGCGGGTGGCTGATGGTTCTCGCCACCGTGGCGGCGTCGGTGACCTACCAGGCTGGCCTGAACCCTCCCGGCGGGTTCTggcaggacgacgacgatgggcACCACGCCGGCAACCCGGTGCTCCGGGACCGGCACTGGTCGCGGTACATGATCTTTTACTACTTCAACGCGACGGCGTTCGTGACGTCGCTGGTGATCATGGTGCTGCTGATGAGCGAGCGGTTCTACCACACGGAGGCCAAGGTGGTGGCGCTCATGCTCACCACCTTCGTCGACCTCATCAGCCTCATCAGCGCCTACATCGCCGGCACCAcgcgcttcttctcctcctgcatCTACATCATCGTCATCGCCTGCGTCGCCTTCGCAGGAGTCATCTACATCGGAGA GGTGATGGCGGAATTATGCAGGTTCGTCATGAGAAGGATGCCGTGCATGCTCAGGCTAGTGCAGAGCAAGTGgttcccggcgccggcggaggtggTGAGGAATCTGCAGCCTCGCGAGGAGCGTAGCCAAACGAGGACCGCGGCGACGAGCAATCAGCGCCGTGCGGCCTGCAGCGCGTGTTGTGCTTCTGCGCCGAGCGTGGAGGGCTGA